Proteins from a single region of Solanum stenotomum isolate F172 unplaced genomic scaffold, ASM1918654v1 scaffold24438, whole genome shotgun sequence:
- the LOC125851332 gene encoding elicitor-responsive protein 3 codes for MVRGKLVVQLVGAKGLENTDFLNDMDPYVILTCRSQEKKSTVASGKGCEPEWNETFVFSISEGAEELFLKIMDSDSIGEDDFVGEAKIPIEPVLSEGSIEITCYNVVKDEEYCGEIKVGLTFTPEEYSEREHEEEENLGGWKESSY; via the exons ATGGTACGAGGAAAACTTGTAGTTCAACTTGTTGGAGCTAAAGGCCTTGAAAACACTGATTTTCTCA ATGATATGGATCCATATGTGATCTTAACTTGTAGATCTCAGGAGAAAAAGAGCACTGTTGCATCAG GGAAGGGATGTGAACCAGAATGGAATGAAACATTTGTTTTCTCCATTTCTGAGGGTGCTGAAGAACTCTTCTTGAAGATAATGGACAGTGATTCTATCGGTGAGGACGATTTTGTCGGGGAAGCTAA GATACCAATTGAACCAGTTTTATCAGAAGGGAGCATCGAAATAACATGTTATAATGTTGTTAAAGATGAGGAATATTGTGGAGAAATTAAAGTTGGTCTCACCTTTACTCCTGAG GAATATTCTGAGAGGGAGCATGAAGAAGAGGAGAACCTTGGTGGATGGAAAGAGTCTTCTTATTGA
- the LOC125851333 gene encoding uncharacterized protein LOC125851333, with amino-acid sequence MVTDLNLGERVLQTVVNNSASSGLPMNVSGGESAQQTDLATGDSDQPSLSRKASSRNDPLKVVKCLSEGQAFNEQNEERILQDSQPAGISYERGKVHLEQHALNERPTAKLAKEEQDGQNRLLNNSQLAESASGRRVFPAEDRSVSERSTVEQVSEKRNGEYKQWQYSQLAEPSWRSVDLNVENQQWQDVQLAPSHRFVDLNMENQQWQDSQLPESSHRNLDLNVESQPVKEKQTGELVTENQEEQNRRLHAQLASYPFGDYWSDPCMEFAFKTLTGALPVEDTLAFQGSTHQEYNTSYTQADDGCYELPLFNTSSFYLNDAPNHCAPSEEHVVKEQPPLNQTFLPTGNNSIPGHSSVVSQNPGLTYLPNGNNSIPGCSSVVSQNPGLNPQVKDYQSKFKSHR; translated from the exons ATGGTGACTGATTTAAATCTAGGTGAACGTGTTCTTCAAACTGTGGTTAACAATTCAGCCTCGTCAGGCCTTCCCATGAATGTCTCGGGTGGGGAATCTGCCCAGCAAACTGATCTAGCAACTGGTGATTCTGATCAGCCCTCTCTAAGCAGAAAAGCTTCATCACGAAATGATCCTTTAAAAGTTGTGAAGTGTCTCTCAGAGGGACAAGCGTTTAACGAGCAAAATGAAGAGAGAATATTGCAAGATTCTCAGCCAGCTGGAATATCATATGAAAGAGGAAAGGTTCACTTGGAACAGCATGCGCTTAACGAAAGGCCTACAGCAAAGCTGgcaaaagaagaacaagatgGTCAGAATAGATTATTGAACAATTCTCAATTAGCTGAATCAGCATCAGGAAGAAGGGTATTCCCTGCAGAGGACCGGTCTGTCTCAGAAAGGTCTACCGTAGAACAGGTCAGTGAAAAACGAAATGGTGAGTACAAGCAATGGCAATATTCACAACTAGCTGAACCATCATGGAGAAGTGTGGATCTTAATGTGGAAAACCAGCAATGGCAAGATGTACAACTAGCTCCATCACATAGATTTGTGGATCTTAATATGGAAAACCAACAATGGCAAGATTCACAA CTACCTGAATCATCACACAGAAATCTGGATCTTAATGTTGAAAGCCAGCCTGTTAAAGAAAAGCAAACAGGAGAGCTGGTAACTGAGAATCAAGAAGAACAGAACAGAAGATTGCATGCGCAACTAGCTTCTTATCCATTTGGGGACTATTGGTCAGACCCATGCATGGAATTTGCATTCAAGACCCTTACAGGTGCACTACCAGTAGAAGATACCCTGGCCTTTCAGGGATCTACCCATCAAGAATACAATACTTCCTACACCCAGGCTGATGATGGGTGCTATGAACTGCCATTATTCAACACTTCCAGTTTTTACTTGAATGATGCTCCAAACCACTGTGCTCCATCGGAGGAGCACGTTGTCAAAGAGCAACCGCCACTAAATCAAACCTTTTTGCCTACTGGTAATAATAGCATACCAGGTCACAGTAGTGTTGTTTCTCAAAATCCAGGTTTGACCTATTTGCCCAATGGGAATAACAGCATACCAGGTTGCAGTAGTGTTGTTTCTCAAAATCCAGGTCTGAATCCCCAGGTAAAGGACTATCAATCTAAATTTAAATCTCACAGGTGA
- the LOC125851329 gene encoding osmotin-like protein OSML15 → MSHLTTCLVFFLLAFVTYTNASGVFEVHNNCPYTVWAAATPIGGGRRLERGQSWWFWAPPGTKMARIWGRTNCNFDGAGRGGCQTGDCGGVLECKGWGKPPNTLAEYALNQFSNLDFWDISVIDGFNIPMSFGPTNPGPGKCHPIQCVANINGECPGSLRVPGGCNNPCTTFGGQQYCCTQGPCGPTDLSRFFKQRCPDAYSYPQDDPTSTFTCQSWTTDYKVMFCPYGSTHNETTNFPLEMPTSTLEVA, encoded by the coding sequence ATGAGTCACTTGACAACTTGTTTAGTGTTCTTCCTCCTTGCCTTTGTGACTTACACTAATGCTTCCGGCGTATTTGAAGTCCATAACAACTGTCCATACACCGTATGGGCGGCGGCCACCCCCATAGGAGGTGGCCGACGTCTCGAGAGAGGTCAAAGTTGGTGGTTTTGGGCTCCACCGGGTACTAAAATGGCACGTATTTGGGGTCGTACTAATTGCAACTTTGATGGTGCTGGTAGAGGTGGGTGCCAGACTGGTGATTGTGGTGGAGTCCTAGAATGCAAAGGATGGGGTAAACCACCAAACACCTTAGCTGAGTACGCTTTGAATCAATTTAGCAACTTAGATTTCTGGGATATTTCTGTTATTGATGGATTCAACATCCCTATGTCTTTTGGACCAACTAACCCTGGGCCGGGAAAATGTCATCCAATTCAATGTGTTGCCAATATAAACGGTGAATGCCCTGGTTCACTTAGGGTACCCGGAGGATGTAACAACCCTTGTACCACATTCGGAGGACAACAATATTGTTGCACTCAAGGTCCATGTGGTCCTACTGATTTGTCAAGGTTTTTCAAACAAAGATGTCCCGATGCCTATAGTTACCCTCAAGATGATCCAACAAGTACATTTACTTGCCAAAGTTGGACTACAGACTACAAGGTTATGTTTTGTCCTTATGGCTCTACACACAATGAAACAACAAATTTCCCATTGGAGATGCCTACAAGTACTCTTGAAGTGGCTTAA